One Methanobacterium formicicum DSM 3637 genomic window, TCCTGGTGCAGATCATAGAGATCTCCGCCATTGATTATCACTGGATCATGCCCAGTTTTGCAGATGATCTTTTGAATATCTGCACTGAATTTACTGCTGTGGGTGCCAGTGGCAATAATCGCAGGTTCCATGCCCATCTCAGTCAGAAAACTCACCATGCCTAATACTAAATCTGGATCTCCATAGATTGCCACTTTTCGCCCGTAATTGTAGGCTTGGGAATCAACCAAAGCATCCAGTAATCTGCCACGGTCGCGTTCCATCTCTGGGGGGATACTTTCAACATCTTTCAGGGAGGAAAGGGTGCTTATGAATTGATCAGTGTTCTCCAGGCCCACCGGGAGGGGTAGTGTAACATGGGGAACACCAAATCTTTTCTTAAGGAAGATCCCACCTGAATCTGCGTGTTTAGAGAGGGTTAATGTAATTTTTGAATTGGATGTTCGTCTGATTTCATCTAAAGTTGTTCCACCTGATGGTAAAAATTCTATTGATCCATTTAAAGGAGCATGGAGTGATTCGGAGGTATCCGTGAGGATAATGTTATCCAGTTCCATAAGATCTAATATGTGTTTAATCTCCTCCACATCTGCGGGGGCCAGGTTTCCAGGGATGATATTGATTACATCATTTTTATCCTCTGATTTTGGGGGTAAAGCCAGACTTTCTAATATGGCTTTAATGGTTTTATCATAGCCTTCTACATGAGAACCCGTATAACTGGGAGTGGATACTGTTATTATGGGTGGAAGTTCCTCTTTATTAAGTTTAAAGTGGGATTCACGAAATTTATTTATTATACCATCTACATCATCCCCAATGGTCTCGGTAAGACAACTGGAAGTAACCCCAATCAGGGTGGGATGGTACTGTAAGTTCATGGTTTCCATGGCTTTTATAAGGTTTTTTTCGCCACCGTACACCACGGTACTTTCACTCATGGATGTGGAAGACACGTTAATTGGTTCCCTGAAATGACGGCATAATTGGAATCGCATGTAGGTACTGCATCCCTGTGAACCATGTATAAGTGGCATAGCACCTTCAATACCCAGAAGGGCCTGCACAGCACCCATGGGTTGACACATTCTACAGGGATTGATCACTGCAAATTTCTTTTTATTAGTCTCAAGGGATTTCCCAGGTGATGTAACCTTATCTGGAGGGATATTCTCAG contains:
- the nifN gene encoding nitrogenase iron-molybdenum cofactor biosynthesis protein NifN; translated protein: MHSTPENIPPDKVTSPGKSLETNKKKFAVINPCRMCQPMGAVQALLGIEGAMPLIHGSQGCSTYMRFQLCRHFREPINVSSTSMSESTVVYGGEKNLIKAMETMNLQYHPTLIGVTSSCLTETIGDDVDGIINKFRESHFKLNKEELPPIITVSTPSYTGSHVEGYDKTIKAILESLALPPKSEDKNDVINIIPGNLAPADVEEIKHILDLMELDNIILTDTSESLHAPLNGSIEFLPSGGTTLDEIRRTSNSKITLTLSKHADSGGIFLKKRFGVPHVTLPLPVGLENTDQFISTLSSLKDVESIPPEMERDRGRLLDALVDSQAYNYGRKVAIYGDPDLVLGMVSFLTEMGMEPAIIATGTHSSKFSADIQKIICKTGHDPVIINGGDLYDLHQEVKKTGVDLLIGNSYGARVAVEENIPLFRVGFPIFDRVGAQRIRILGYSGSLNLLDQLTNTIIQHYYDEAGYELIEGMEN